The window GAACGCAAAAGCAACGCTGGGCGCAAGGCTATCGATGTGTTGCTGATGTTCAAACAACTGGGGACCTCGATTAATTCCGTTTTGACGATTGTAGGATCTCAAGTGAGATCGAAAGACCTCTGCTAGAAACGCCGCCTACTTGACTTTCAAGACAATCGCCAATCTTGTAGGGCGGATCGCCTTTTCTTAAGAAGATGTGCGATCGCCTTTTGGAGTCGGGAGGAGCGATCACTGATTTGGATGAAGAAGGGGCGATCGGCCTTTGTGGAGAATCAGGAGCGATCGCTGATTTAGATGAAGAAGGGGCGATCGCGCTAATTTGAATCTTCAAAGAGAGTTGGAAAGTCGCGACGACCGCTTAGAACTCGGAGAATTTCGATCCCATCGTCCAGAACTCTGTAGAAAATAATGTAGCCGTCTATTGACAATCCTCGTAGACCTGGACGGATGTACGCATAGCTCTTTCCACTGTTAGGAAATGCAACAAGCTGTCGGCATTTTTGAGCAAAGGTTAGGAAAAAGCGTTCGCCTGCTTCAAGGCTTGTTTCTGCGAAATAGTCGGCAATTTCGTTTAAGTCTTGGCTGGCAAGAACGTTGATAACATAGCGACTCATGCCTGATCTGTTGGCTGAAACCGTTCTAAAATGCGATTCACAAAGATTTCACCGTCTATTGGAGGGGTGTGGTGGGAGGTATCCATTGCCGCATCAATCTTGACTCGAACGGCCTCAACCCAGTCTGCCTCAGAGCGTTCGTATTCTTCTAGAAGTTGCAGGGCAAGTTCTAAAACCTCTTCAGCAGATTGGTACTTTCCAGTTTGAAGTTTGGTTTGGATAAAGCGCTCTTGATTGGGGGTGAGGCTAATACTCATAGGAAACTTCTACTTAAGCTAGTTCCTCTATTTTAGGGCGATCGCCTTTGATGGCGGAAAAGGATGTATGGAGAAGATAGGAGCGATCGCCCTTAGTGGAGAATCAGGAGCAATCGCCCCTTCCAAGATCCCCGACTTCTTTTCAAAAGCGAGATGATCCTGTTAGGCAGCGCAGAAGAAGTCGGGGATCTATGCCCCAAATAGGAGCGATTCTGCTTTGCAGAGGCTTCGCCAACGCCTTTTGTGGAGAATCAGGAGCGATCGCCTTTTGGATTAGGAGGGAGCGATCGCTAGACTGTAGATCCTGCGCCAGTACCGTTACTCCACCAGCTTCAAGACAATGGAAATTCTTCAATAGATACTCGATACTATAGACCATGCAAAGGGAAAAACCATGACTCAAACACAAACCACAGAAATCATATTCCTAGTCGAAGAGGATCCCGAAGGCGGATATGTAGCAAGAGCAATTGGGGAGTCTATTTTTACGCAGGGTGAAACTCTGGAAGACCTGCGGGAAATGGTGAGAGATGCTGTGCAATGTCACTTTGAAGATCATGAACGCCCTAAGCTAATTCGACTGCATATTGTGCGAGATGAGGTCATCGCTTCATGCAGTTGCCAAGGGACTTAACGGGCTCGCAACTTATCAAAGCTCTGGAAGTTCTAGGGTATACGGTTACTCGACAAACAGGCAGTCATATTCGAGCAACAACGCAGGAAAACGGAGTACATCACATCACAGTTCCGAACCACAACCCTATTAAGCCCGGAACCCTCAACGCAATCCTAAAAGACGTAGCCAATCACTTTGAGATCGATCGTGATGAGTTGTTGAGGCAAATCTTTTAGAGAAGAGAGAGCGATCGCCGTTTGGATTAAGAAGGGGCGATCGCCTATCCTTAAGATCAAGGGAGCGTACTGGAGTGAAGCCACAACTATGACTATGGGTAGCCGGCATGCCTATTTCACACCAGACGAATACTTAGCCATTGAACGCATTAGCCCCATCAAACATGAATATCTGCAAGGTCAGATGATTGCGATGGCGGGAGCCAGTAAAGCTCATGTCATTATTACCGGAAACCTTTCGGCTCAGTTTGTTAATCATCTACGCGGTACAGGCTGTATTTCCTACGCTGCCGATATGAAAGTCCGCCTTCCAGCCCTAAATATTTTCTATTATTCCGACTTGTCCGTAACCTGCGATGAGCGGGATCGTGCTTCCAATGAAGACTATATCTTGCATCCCAAACTGATTGTCGAAGTCCTATCTGACTCTACCGAAGCCTTTGACCGTGGCGACAAATTTTCCGACTACAAAACAATTCCAGAACTACAGGAATATATTTTGATTCATCAGAAACAAATCTTGGTTGAACAGTTTCAGCGTAAAGCCGATAGCTTGTGGATGCCTCGCATATATCGAACGGGTGACACGATCGAGTTTGTCAGCATTGACCTCCCATGCGCCATCGAAACCCTCTACGAAAACATCGACCAACTGTCCTAAAGGATAATTATTCCTTTGATATAGCGCTAGCCATATCGGTTAGGACATTTTGGTGGGGCGATCGCTCTAAAACCGCTCTCCCTAAAGCAACGGTTGGCACACAACTCGATTCCGCCCCTGCTCCTTGGCCTGGTATAACGCCTTATCTGCCTCATCAATCAGTGTCATCATCGACATGCCCTTAGACGGAATCGTGCTAGCAACGCCCAAGCTAATGGTGACGAAGCGTTGTTCACCGCCTAAATTCCTATGCAGGATCTTGAGATCGGCGATCGCCTGTTGAATCTCCTGGGCAATCTGCGTCGCACCCGCTTGATCCGTATCCGGCAGAATCACCGCAAATTCCTCACCCCCATAACGGGCTAACAGATCACTCGGACGCTTCACCACCGACTGCGCAGCCTGGGCAACCTGGACCATCTGCAACTCTTCGGCCTTTTGTTCTGCCTGTGCCAACAGTTCCGCCTGCTTCACTGCAACCCCAAGGTGCGCCGCAACCTGCATGAGAAATTGCACTTGGGTGTCTTGCCATTCGTAGGGTTTGGAATGCTGATAGGCGGCCAGTACGCCCCACAACCGCTGCCCAATGAAGATTGGAACCGTTGCGTAGGCTCGAATGTGAAATTGCGCCAGGATATCGAGGTGGCATTGAGACAAGTCAGCTTGATAAACATCCGTCACTACGAGGGGCTGGTTATCGCGATAGCGTCCGCCTTGGTGTTCTTGCAGGTAGGAGTCGTTCCAGACCGTTTTCTTGCCCAGCGCTTCAAGGGCGTTCCAACCGGGCTCTGCAAGTTCAAACTCGCTGACGAACTCGCCTCCCCAATCGTCACAAAAACGGTAGACGGCGACTCGTTCAACTTGGAGTAACTTACAGGTTTCCTTGGCTGCCGTCCGAAAAATCGTTTCCAGATCCAGGGAGGCTCGAATTTTGCTAATGACACGATTCAGCATGTGCTGCTGCTGGTCTAGCAGTTGCAGATGTAGCGATTGCTCTTGAAGTTGTGCCCTTAAGGTTTTAGGCGTTGGCATGCCACCTAGCCAACACGCAATGCTGACTATAGGCTGCATGATTAAGCGACGACCAACACGCAGAAAAGACACGAGCAAGAGGGACGAACACAGGGTGCATCAACGACTATCACTTTCATTTAATACCTAAGGCTGCAAGGTATACAGATCTTGTAACCTAAGCATTAGCGTTGGTAATCCTGCCGGGAGTGACGTTCTGGACATCCGCGACTATAAGACTCGAAGGACGCTGGCGATCGCCTCAATCGACTCGTAGCTGCGAATTTCCGCTAAGGCTTGGTTAAAATCACCTTCGCGTACGTCGTGGGTAATCACCACAATTTCGGCACGCTCATCCTGGCGATCAATCTGCACAACCGATTCTAAGCTGACATTGTGATCCCCAAAGCAAGTGCCCAATTTACCGATCACCCCTGGGCGATCTTTGGCAATCACACGGGCATAGAAGCGGGTGGACAGCTCGGTCATCGGCGTGACGGTGCAGTAGTGCTGATGGGAGCAGGCCAAGAGCGGATCGAGGGGTTTATCCTGGGGGGCAACGCTAGAGCCGCGATCCACGGTGAGGATGGCCGCAATGTTCAGCACATCGGAAACCACCGCACTCGCCGTTGGCCCCGATCCGGCTCCGGGGCCAAAGAACATCACCTGTCCCACCGGATCACCTTCAATCAGGATGGCGTTGTAGACCTGGTTGACACTGGCGAGGGGATGATGCTTGGGCACCAAGGTCGGATGAACCCGAATTTGCAGATGATCAGGTTCTTGAAACTTGTCGGCGGTGGAGTCGGTGGTTGAGTTTTCGCGTTTGGCGATCGCCAACAGTTTGATCGTAAATCCCAACTTATCGGCGTAGGTAATGTCCGATGCCGTCACCGTTCGAATTCCTTCGCAATGGACATCGGCCAGTTTGACCCGTCCCCCAAAGGCCAGGGACGCCAGGATCGCGATTTTATCCGCCGCATCCAGTCCATCCACATCTGCCGTGGGGTCGGCTTCGGCATACCCCAAGCGCTGCGCATCAGCCAGCACATCGGCAAAGTCGGCTCCTTCCTCCTGCATGCGGGTCAGGATGTAGTTGGTAGTGCCGTTCACAATCCCGGTAATGGAATGAATGCGATTGGCGGATAGGGATTGCTTGAGGGGTTCAATCACCGGAATGCCGCCTCCCACTGCCGCTTCCAGCAACACGTAGACGCCTGCCTTTTCGGCAGCGGTAAAGATCTCGTCGCCATAGCGGGCGATTACGGCTTTGTTGGCTGTGACGACGTGTTTCTTGTGGGCGATCGCCCTCAGAATTAACGACCGAGCAGGCTCCAAGCCCCCAATGAGTTCCACCACAATATCCACGGCTGGATCGGTCACGATACTCTCTAGATCCGTGGTGAAACAATCGGCAGGCAGATCGACCGTGCGTGGCTTATCGAGCGATCGCACCCCAACGCGATAGATGTCTAATTCGCTGACCAGCGGATGTCGCTGCCCCGGATCGAGCAAAATTTGCACCGTCCCTGTGCCCACTGTTCCCAATCCGAGTAACCCAATCTTAAATCCCACAATCGTGAACCCATGCGTCAGTTGGTGGTACGTCTGCTGATTCAGCACACGATGTTCATTGTATAGCGCTAGCTGCGCTGTTCGCACGGGGAGTATCAAGGGGGGAGTTTGACCTCAACGAGGATGCTTTGCCATTGCCAATCGTAAAAATTAGGGGAATGACGCGGAGTAGTTTTGGGTTTGTCCGTTAAACTAATTTTGCTGCGGTCTAGGTTTCGGCATTTCCATACTCTCCGAACAGGGGTTTGCAATGGCATATTGGGAGTTTTTGTTACAGCAAGAAGGCGATCGCTCATGGCTACCGCTAGAGGTACCGACCGTCGAAATTTTGGAAGGACGATATCGTGTTGTCGCCCGATCAAACCGGGTTAATACCCCTGTCGAAGTCCGCATCATCCATCAAGCAGATGCAGAGCCGGAGGGTCAGCCCAAACCTCGGATCCAAAAGCGCACCTCAAAAACGAATCAAGACGGCCTGATCGTTGTTCTCCCCTTCACCTGGCTCCAACCGGGACAGTGGGAACTGCGTTGCGCTAGCGATCTCATGGCAGAAATGATGGGACAGGCTTGGTCGCATACGGTTCAGCTCCATGTACAGCCTAAGGAATCGGGCTTAGAAGACGACTGGATTCATGAGCTAGAGCAGGAACTCAGCGCTGACTCGGCTTCAGAAGTACCTGAGGAACCCGCTGTGGTCGCTGCATCGACCGCTCCTGCACCCGCGCCCGCCCCCATTCCAGAGACTGCTGACATTCCCGTTGCCGACCGGGTGACTACGTTAGAGGAGCCGTTAGAGGAATCCACGCCAAAACCGGAGCCTGTACCCGTTGGCGTGCAGATGGATCAAGACAGCTATACCCTGCGGCAGTCCCATCCTTTCGTACTGACGGGTACATTGCTCCCAGATCGGTCGCGTAGCGTCTCTGCAAGAGAATCGTCCGATGACTCCGATGAATCGCCAGAACAGCCTGCCGAATCGGTGCGTGTCCCGTCCGGCTATATTCAGGGGCTTCAGGTGCGGTTGATGAATCCCCAAACGGGCGACGTTTGCCTGGATCGCACCATTGCGGTCAACGTGTTGGCGCTGCCGTTTACCTTTACCTACCATATAGACGATGTGGAGTCTGCGGATACGCATCTCTTAATCGGTCAACTCACCGTAGTCGGGCAGGAGAATCAACCCCTAGCCCAGCAGTCGTTTACCGTTGCCACCGATTTGGAACGTCTTCTACAGGCAATCGCCGATGACTCGATTTTTGAAGGATTGGGCGACTTAGACGATCTGGCTTCTCCCTTTGCCCTAGCGGAACCGCCGGATCTCACCCTGCTGAATCTGATCTCTGCCGATCAAGAGGCGATCGCCCAGGGGGAATCGTCGTTTCAAGTCACCCATACCGAACCGATTCCGCCTCAGATCTACCAACCAGAGCCTAGCACCGATGAATCGCCTCGACGGTTGCTAGATCTGCCCAATTTCGAGAGGGTCGATCAGGCTTCGGAGTCTCTGGTCGCGGAAGAGGGGGTTGAGCCTCAAGCTCCAGAATCTCTAGATGCTCCGTTCGAAGAAGGGGTACACCTCGCGGTTAACGAAGACAGGGATGAGCGTGATGTCGAGGAACATGCGCCCGATGCTATCCCCGTAGATGCAGAGATGAACAAAGATGCTGAGATAGATTCTCTGCAAACTGTTCCAAACGTAGCCGCTCCTCACTTACCAGACTTTGTCGCTACTCCGGAGATGCCCGAATGGACACCGACGCCTGTCGTCCCAGACGCGGCTCCCCAAACGGTGCCCCCTTCCTCAACAGACTTGGAGTTTCAAGCGCTCAATTTGCAAACCCGCTTCCTACAACGCCTCAGCGCGTTGGCGTCCGATTCGGAATTACAGAATTGGTTGCGATCGCACTATCCTCCGGTAGACAGTCCCGCAACACCCGCAGAGTCCAATGGGCATCTGGGGAACCATGCGTCACCGGAACTCGTTACGGTGGACTTTTCAGGGGATTTGGGTGATCCTCTCTCGTCCCGGGAATTTGTCATCGATGATGACGAGGAGGGCGATCGCTCTGCCGATTCAGAAGCCGCTGCCCCTGCACAATCCGAACCGACCGCTATCCCCAAACCGTTGAAAATACCGGATGATCAACCCATTCCGACGCCACAGCTCACCTTACGCAGTCAAGCTTTGATCGCCGGACAGCCCCTCCAAATTACCGTGACGTTGCCGAATCTGCACCCGCGTCTCTCCGTCAAGCTCTGGGTGCAAGATCCGCAAACGCGGGAGCTTCTCGATGGCCCCTACTGGCTCACCACCTTTGGCCCGAATGGTCATGACCAGCTTGAATCTGGACTCCAGATCATAGTTCCCTTTGGATGCGTCGAGGTGCAGTTTGAGGCGATCGCCGTTGAGGTGGCGACCCAGCGCGAGAGTCGAAAAACCTCGGTGCATCGTGCGGTGATTCCCCCGGATATCTCTGCATCGGCAATCGATGATTTGGGATTGTAAGAGATTAAGATTCATAAATTTTTCTCTGGCATCGCCTCAATTTCGCCATCTCATCGGAGAGAGGCGGAGGGGGCGATCGCTAAATCCCTAGAACAACGCCATGGTCTAATCCCTTGCTAGGTAACGAGTTGAGAATTTTAGGGTTTAGATCTATCCCGTAAAACGTCCCCAGCCCTTTGCTACTTTTGTTAAAAATCGTTAGCACTTCGCAATTTATGTCTAATCCGCAGTAAATTCGACTGTGATGATTGTTGACCGTACATAGGAAACGAAATTTATGGCGGCGTCATACTTGCCCTCGATTCTGGTTCCCATGGTGGGACTCGTATTCCCGGCTGTAGCAATGGCTCTCTTGTTTATTTACATCGAGCGCGAAGATGCAGCAGGGGTTTAGAGCTTCGGTTCTTACCTAAAGCGTCTAAATCTTGAACTCGTTATGTATTAACTATTGGAGACCAATTTCAGCTATGACAATGGACGTAGTGAACGCGGGTGGCGATCCTCAAGTAGGGAACCTCGCTACTCCGATTAATTCCTCTGGCTTCACGAAAGCATTTATTAACAGCCTGCCTGCATACCGGGCGGGTTTGTCTGCACAACGGCGTGGCCTCGAAGTAGGCATGGCACACGGCTACCTGCTGTTTGGGCCTTTTGCTTACGGTAGCCACTTCCGCAACTCTGAGCTTGCGGATTTTGTCGGCGTTGTATCCGCTGTGGTGCTGGTTCTGATTCTGACGATTTGTCTATCTCTATACAGCAGCACGGGTGTTGGTAAGCCTACCGCTACCTTGACCACCCCCAATCCCCCTGAGTCGTTGGGCACCAGCGAAGGCTGGAGTGATTTTACCCAGGGCTTTTTGCTGGGTGGTATGGGTGGTGCTGTATTTGCCTACGTGATTTTGCAAATCGTCAAGGCAGGCATCCTTGGAGCCCTATTCAATGGCTAGAGGTTCTCTCTGCCAAATCTGACTAGGCAACTGTTTAGCTTTCCAAGGTTGAGACTCTCGATATCGGGAGTCTTTTTTAATGGCTGCGTTTCGTCATACGGCGATAAGCATCCAACTGGGTGAGGGGGAAATCCTGCTGTTGGGCGATC is drawn from Synechococcales cyanobacterium T60_A2020_003 and contains these coding sequences:
- a CDS encoding type II toxin-antitoxin system HicA family toxin; translated protein: MQLPRDLTGSQLIKALEVLGYTVTRQTGSHIRATTQENGVHHITVPNHNPIKPGTLNAILKDVANHFEIDRDELLRQIF
- a CDS encoding Uma2 family endonuclease is translated as MTMGSRHAYFTPDEYLAIERISPIKHEYLQGQMIAMAGASKAHVIITGNLSAQFVNHLRGTGCISYAADMKVRLPALNIFYYSDLSVTCDERDRASNEDYILHPKLIVEVLSDSTEAFDRGDKFSDYKTIPELQEYILIHQKQILVEQFQRKADSLWMPRIYRTGDTIEFVSIDLPCAIETLYENIDQLS
- a CDS encoding type II toxin-antitoxin system ParD family antitoxin — encoded protein: MSISLTPNQERFIQTKLQTGKYQSAEEVLELALQLLEEYERSEADWVEAVRVKIDAAMDTSHHTPPIDGEIFVNRILERFQPTDQA
- a CDS encoding 2-oxoisovalerate dehydrogenase, coding for MTQTQTTEIIFLVEEDPEGGYVARAIGESIFTQGETLEDLREMVRDAVQCHFEDHERPKLIRLHIVRDEVIASCSCQGT
- the psaI gene encoding photosystem I reaction center subunit VIII codes for the protein MAASYLPSILVPMVGLVFPAVAMALLFIYIEREDAAGV
- a CDS encoding sensor domain-containing diguanylate cyclase produces the protein MQPIVSIACWLGGMPTPKTLRAQLQEQSLHLQLLDQQQHMLNRVISKIRASLDLETIFRTAAKETCKLLQVERVAVYRFCDDWGGEFVSEFELAEPGWNALEALGKKTVWNDSYLQEHQGGRYRDNQPLVVTDVYQADLSQCHLDILAQFHIRAYATVPIFIGQRLWGVLAAYQHSKPYEWQDTQVQFLMQVAAHLGVAVKQAELLAQAEQKAEELQMVQVAQAAQSVVKRPSDLLARYGGEEFAVILPDTDQAGATQIAQEIQQAIADLKILHRNLGGEQRFVTISLGVASTIPSKGMSMMTLIDEADKALYQAKEQGRNRVVCQPLL
- a CDS encoding type II toxin-antitoxin system RelE/ParE family toxin produces the protein MSRYVINVLASQDLNEIADYFAETSLEAGERFFLTFAQKCRQLVAFPNSGKSYAYIRPGLRGLSIDGYIIFYRVLDDGIEILRVLSGRRDFPTLFEDSN
- a CDS encoding homoserine dehydrogenase, translating into MGFKIGLLGLGTVGTGTVQILLDPGQRHPLVSELDIYRVGVRSLDKPRTVDLPADCFTTDLESIVTDPAVDIVVELIGGLEPARSLILRAIAHKKHVVTANKAVIARYGDEIFTAAEKAGVYVLLEAAVGGGIPVIEPLKQSLSANRIHSITGIVNGTTNYILTRMQEEGADFADVLADAQRLGYAEADPTADVDGLDAADKIAILASLAFGGRVKLADVHCEGIRTVTASDITYADKLGFTIKLLAIAKRENSTTDSTADKFQEPDHLQIRVHPTLVPKHHPLASVNQVYNAILIEGDPVGQVMFFGPGAGSGPTASAVVSDVLNIAAILTVDRGSSVAPQDKPLDPLLACSHQHYCTVTPMTELSTRFYARVIAKDRPGVIGKLGTCFGDHNVSLESVVQIDRQDERAEIVVITHDVREGDFNQALAEIRSYESIEAIASVLRVL
- a CDS encoding photosystem I reaction center protein subunit XI; the protein is MTMDVVNAGGDPQVGNLATPINSSGFTKAFINSLPAYRAGLSAQRRGLEVGMAHGYLLFGPFAYGSHFRNSELADFVGVVSAVVLVLILTICLSLYSSTGVGKPTATLTTPNPPESLGTSEGWSDFTQGFLLGGMGGAVFAYVILQIVKAGILGALFNG